In the Silurus meridionalis isolate SWU-2019-XX chromosome 6, ASM1480568v1, whole genome shotgun sequence genome, one interval contains:
- the si:dkey-165a24.9 gene encoding probable G-protein coupled receptor 132 — MFMNLTNGSCHIPLETDRVGLTYIYSLAFSLGLPANLLSLWGLYQLGRSHRGGTQLVYILNLLLSDLLQLLTLPLWILYLQRDHRWPYGSIACQLVGYVFYVNVYASIFFLCLIALDRCLAIVYPLSSRCVRKVRLSAFSGVAVWTLVFLFCLIGLYPSVFEPQTGLCLEQYPVTPRYAYFNIATVVLGFLMPCSILGCTSARIGVTLHNSPSISDHERNKIVGTLTVITIIFIVVFGPYHMVGGYRFVALLLTEDQCTLERSIYLYYRICYGLTSLNTMLDPLFYIFLCQNARLELQRSLPCLPCPKRPEGP; from the exons ATGTTTATGA ACCTGACAAATGGAAGCTGCCACATTCCACTAGAGACAGATCGGGTTGGACTAACATACATCTACAGCCTTGCCTTCTCTTTGGGTCTACCAGCCAACCTGCTTTCACTGTGGGGACTTTACCAGCTGGGCCGCTCGCACAGAGGTGGCACTCAGCTGGTATATATTCTCAACCTCCTGCTGTCAGATCTTCTTCAGTTGCTCACCTTGCCTCTATGGATCCTTTACCTACAGAGAGATCATCGCTGGCCCTACGGTTCCATCGCCTGCCAGTTGGTGGGCTATGTTTTCTACGTCAACGTCTATGCAAGCATCTTCTTTCTGTGTCTTATTGCACTGGACCGCTGTTTGGCCATTGTATACCCATTAAGCAGCCGCTGTGTAAGAAAGGTACGGCTGTCTGCATTCTCTGGAGTGGCTGTCTGGACTCTTGTATTCCTTTTTTGTCTGATTGGTCTCTACCCATCTGTATTTGAGCCCCAGACGGGCTTGTGTCTGGAGCAGTATCCCGTCACTCCAAGATATGCTTATTTTAACATAGCCACCGTTGTACTGGGTTTCCTGATGCCATGCTCTATACTTGG CTGCACTTCTGCCAGAATCGGAGTAACACTTCACaactctccctccatctctgaTCACGAGCGCAACAAAATTGTGGGCACCCTCACggtcatcaccatcatcttcatcgtGGTCTTTGGCCCTTATCACATGGTCGGTGGTTATAGATTTGTTGCACTGCTGCTTACTGAAGATCAGTGCACACTGGAACGCTCTATCTACCTATACTACAGGATCTGCTATGGACTAACCAGTCTTAATACAATGTTAGAtcccctcttttatattttcctTTGTCAGAATGCTCGCCTTGAGCTCCAGAGGTCTCTCCCCTGCCTCCCGTGCCCAAAGAGACCTGAAGGTCCATGA
- the ugt5g1 gene encoding UDP glucuronosyltransferase 5 family, polypeptide G1: MEVNANQLLCFSCLLFLMGCCSGGKILVFPEDGSHWVNMQIILKELHAHGHSLTVVRPSRSWYIQDNSPLYTLINVNLANAGDANPGLFEVLLERSLALRRMTPILRFFEEQKDVMTILKLFHGGALSIISTMLDDAALMEKLQDAKFDLMLTDPAFPAGVLLAHYLHLPMVYNVRWFNAGDAQMAVAPSTPSYVPMYNSLFSDKMNFLQRTENFLRYMVSLLQEQFVILPIYDELLKRHFPPGSDLLTMQRSADIWLMRVDFIFEYPRPSMPNIVYIGGFQCRPAKPIHSELEEFMQSSGDHGVVVMSLGVMVTALPKQITEAIAAAFAKLPQKVIWRYVGERPSTLGNNTLLLEWLPQNNLLGHPKTCAFVSHGGTNGIYEAIYHGIPVLFLPLLFDQFDNAIRLKTRGAARVLEVSTLTSEEFLEALKDVIKNQSYRSNIQKLSKLHRDQPLSPLDSAIFWIEYVIRHKGAQHLLSEGNRLPWYSYHNLDVLGFLLVIILTVICVPVYFVKCMCCMTGRKQKVE; encoded by the coding sequence ATGGAAGTGAATGCAAATCAGCTCCTTTgcttctcctgcctactttttctGATGGGCTGTTGCAGTGGTGGGAAAATCTTAGTGTTTCCAGAAGATGGCAGCCACTGGGTGAACATGCAAATCATACTGAAGGAATTGCATGCCCATGGCCACAGTCTGACAGTGGTACGCCCTTCCAGAAGCTGGTACATCCAGGACAATTCTCCTCTCTACACGTTGATTAATGTTAACCTCGCTAATGCAGGAGATGCTAACCCAGGGTTATTTGAGGTCTTGTTAGAACGGTCATTAGCGTTACGTAGGATGACACCAATCTTGCGCTTTTTTGAAGAGCAGAAGGATGTGATGACCATACTGAAGTTATTCCATGGTGGAGCCCTTAGTATTATCTCTACGATGTTGGATGATGCAGCACTGATGGAAAAACTGCAGGATGCAAAGTTTGACCTAATGCTCACTGACCCTGCATTCCCTGCTGGGGTTCTCCTGGCCCACTATCTCCATTTACCTATGGTGTATAATGTACGCTGGTTCAATGCAGGCGATGCGCAAATGGCTGTTGCTCCATCAACCCCATCGTATGTTCCCATGTACAACTCGTTGTTCAGTGACAAAATGAACTTCCTGCAGAGGACTGAAAACTTCCTTCGTTACATGGTCAGCCTTCTCCAGGAGCAATTTGTTATCCTGCCTATTTATGATGAATTGCTCAAGAGGCACTTTCCTCCAGGATCAGATCTTCTCACCATGCAGCGTTCAGCAGATATTTGGTTAATGCGTGTTGACTTTATTTTTGAGTACCCGCGCCCCAGCATGCCTAATATAGTCTACATAGGTGGCTTCCAGTGTCGCCCAGCTAAACCTATTCATTCTGAGCTGGAGGAGTTTATGCAGAGTTCTGGGGATCATGGCGTAGTGGTAATGTCCCTGGGAGTCATGGTCACTGCCCTTCCCAAACAAATCACAGAAGCTATTGCGGCTGCCTTTGCTAAACTACCGCAAAAAGTCATATGGAGGTATGTTGGTGAGAGACCATCAACTCTTGGTAACAACACTTTGCTTCTTGAATGGCTTCCACAAAATAATCTTCTAGGGCACCCAAAGACGTGCGCATTTGTGTCTCACGGTGGCACTAATGGCATCTACGAAGCTATCTACCATGGGATTCCTGTGTTGTTTCTGCCACTTCTCTTTGATCAGTTTGACAATGCAATTCGACTGAAAACCCGAGGTGCAGCACGTGTGCTTGAGGTCAGCACCTTGACATCTGAGGAATTCCTTGAAGCCCTCAAGGATGTTATTAAGAATCAGTCTTACCGAAGCAACATACAGAAACTCTCAAAGCTTCACCGTGATCAACCCCTTTCTCCTTTAGACAGTGCCATTTTCTGGATTGAATATGTCATCAGGCACAAAGGAGCTCAGCACTTGTTGTCAGAAGGAAACAGGCTTCCCTGGTACTCTTACCACAATCTAGATGTTTTAGGTTTTCTTTTAGTCATCATTTTAACTGTAATCTGTGTCCcagtatattttgttaaatgtatgtgttgtATGACGGGCAGGAAGCAAAAGGTTGAGTGA